In the genome of Corynebacterium glucuronolyticum DSM 44120, the window CGCCTTCAGCACCAAGTCCCGCCCCAGCTCCGGCAGCTGCAGCTTCTTCGCCCCCGCAAGGAAGCGATCCACATGTCGCTCTACGTTGCACGCCCGCCCCTCGTGCACAAGAAGGGATTCGAAAATGCCGTCGGCACGCGTAAGCCCCAAATCATCCCAAAAAATATGGGGAAGCTGCGGGCTCTGCCTACGCGACGACCCACCGAACGGCTCAACAACAACGATCACTGGCGCATGTCCCATACATCCGATTATGCCACCACTACGATGGCGTACATGTCTACTTACGCTTCGCCACTGCTTTCCGCGCACGGCGCGCAACCCGCGCCCGCCGACCACCTCGCCCCGCACACCGCCGGCGTCCCCTGGCACTACGGCAACCCCTTCGGCGAGCAACGCGCCCCCCTCTCGCTTGTCGACCGCTCCAACCGCGTCATCCTCTCCGTCACCGGCGACGACCGCGAAGCCTTCCTCACCAACCTCCTCAGCAAAATCATCGCCCCCGGGGCCACCATGGCGCTCGATCTCGACGCCAACGGCCGCATCCAGCACGAAATGGACGTGGCCGTCACGGAGGACGAGGTGTTCCTCATCGTCTCCCCCCACGAAGCGGAAACACTGCGTGACCACCTGGTTGCCATGATTTTCTGGTCCAAGGTAGAGATCACCGTTTCCCCGCTACAGCTCGTCACCGTCTTCGGCAAGCACACCCCGCTCGACGCCGCCTTCGCCCGCATGATCCCCGGCACCCCGCTGCGTACCGACTACGGTGTGCGCGATGTGGAGGCCGCAGCCGACGCAATTCTGCAACAAAACGGCCAGCTCGCGGGCCTGATGTCCTTTGAGGCCTACCGCATTGCCCGGGGCGAACCCGACCACCCCGTCGACTGCGACGAGAAGACCATCCCCCACGAGGTGGGCCTGTGGCTCGCCGAGGCCGTCGACCTGGACAAGGGCTGCTACCGCGGCCAGGAAACCGTCGCCAGGGTGGAGAACCTGGGTCGCGCACCCCGGGCGCTCGTCGTCACGCTTCTCGACGGCTCCGTCCCCCAGCTTCCCGCCCCCCAAACTCCCGTCACACTCGCAGGTCGCACGGTAGGAACGCTGGGTAGTGTGGTGCACCACCACGAACTCGGTCCCATCGCGCTGGCCACGATCAAGGCGAGCGCACTCCAACGCTCGGGCGAGTTTATGGCAGGGGACTGTGCGATGAGCGTCGACAAGCACAGCCTGCCGCGCCCATCATCGGGAGCCGGAAGAGACGCGATCAACCAGCTACGCGGGGACAAACCCCGAGCCTAGGGGGTAAATACAGCAATTTGCGCGCAAACCCGCTAAAGTGTACACAGGTATTTATATTTAGTAACTGCACGATAATGGGGCACCAAAAATACCCGGGTGTCTCTTGGAACTCCAAGGGGGTCAGGCCATGGGTCGCGGCCGTGCCAAGGCTAAGCAAACGAAAGTCGCACGTCGGCTGAAGTACAACTCACCGGAAATGGACTTGGAATCGCTCCAGCGCGAACTGTCAGGACAAATCGATGATAAGCGCCGTGAGGAGGAGGACGATCCATACGCTGCATGGATTGACTACGATCCCGACGAGGACAAATAACTAAACAAAAAAATGGGGAGCCCCACTTGCGAGGCTCCCCATTTTTCACGCCCTATTCCGCGTACTCACCCTCAAGCACAACGCGATCAGCACCGGCAGACTCCTCCACCGTGCCCAACTCCCACGCATCCACGTGGCGGGCGGCAAGTATCGCCAGGACGCGCTCCTTCTCCGCAGCAGGCACAACGGCGACCATGCCGACGCCCATGTTGAAAGTTTTCTCCATCTCGGAGCGCTCCACCTTCCCCACCGACTGGATATAGCGGAAGACCTGCGACGGCTTCCACGTTCCGCGAGACAGCCGGGCGATGAGACCGTCGGGGATGACGCGCGCCAGGTTGCCCGCCAGACCGCCACCGGTGACGTGACAGAAGGTGTGGATCTCGCACTCGTTAATGAGCTCCAGGCAGTCGAGGGCGTAGATGCGCGTCGGCTCGAGAAGTTCCTCACCGAGCGTGCGACCAAGCTCGTCGATGTGCGTATCGAGCGGCAGCTGAGCCTGCTCCAAGAGCACGTAGCGGGCCAGGGAGTACCCGTTGGAGTGCAGGCCAGAGGAGGCCATACCGATGACCACATCGCCCCCGCGGACACGCTGCGGCCCCAGCACCTCGTCCTCCTCCACGACACCGACGGCTGTTGCCGAGATGTCGTACTCGTCCTCCGGCATCACACCGGGGTGCTCCGCCGTCTCACCGCCGAGGAGGGCACACCCTGCTCGGACACAGCCCTCGGCAATGCCCTCCACAATCTGGGCGACATGCTCCGGCACAACCTTGCCGATAGCGATGTAATCCTGCAGGAACAGTGGCTCCGCACCGCACACCACCAAGTCATCCACGCACATGGCGACAAGGTCAATGCCGATCGTGTTGTGGATCCCCAGCTTCTGGGCAATCACCAGCTTCGTTCCCACACCGTCAGAACCTGCGGCAAGCAGCGGCTTCTTGTACTTCCCCAGCGCGAACAGACCGGCGAAACCACCCAGCCCCCCGCGCACCTCCGGCCGAGACGCCCTCTTGGCGTGCGGCGCGAACAGTTCCACAGCCTTATCCCCAGCCTCGATATCAACGCCGGCGGCGGCATACGTGTTGTCAGTCATGGTCATCCTTTGCAGAAAAATTAGTGGGCTGAATCGTAGTCACTGCCAACGAGCGGCAGTGGGTACGTACCGGCCTTCATCGCACGCACCAAATCGGCATTATTATTTCCTTCCGGCAGGCCAAGCGGGTAATCGCCATCAAAGCATGCGCAGCACATCGTGGTCGCATCCTGCTCCGTCGCCTCCACCATCGCGTCCACTGAAATGTAGGCCAGGGAATCCGCGCCGATGGCCTGGCACACGGCCTCCACCATCTGCTCCGGCCGCGATGAATCCACCGCATTAGCGATGAGCTCACCCGGCGACGCGAAATCGATGCCGTAGAAGCAGGGCCATTTCACCGGCGGGCTGGCGATGCGGACGTGGACTTCGGCGGCCCCCGCCTCACGGAGCATTCTAATGAGCGCACGCTGGGTGTTTCCCCGCACAATCGAATCGTCGACAACAACCAGACGCTTGCCCCGAATCTGATCCTTCAACGGATTCAGCTTCAACCGGATACCCAACTGTCGCAGCATCTGCGTCGGTTGAATAAACGTCCGCCCCACATAGGCGTTTTTCACCAGGCCGGTCCCGTACGGTAGCCCCGAACCTTGCGCATAGCCGACGGCCGCGGGCGTTCCGGAATCCGGGACGGGAATGACAAGGTCACCGTCTGCTGGGGCTTCTTTTGCTAGTCGACGCCCAATTTCCACGCGTGTCGTATTAACCGACCGTCCCCGCAGGTCAGAGTCCGGACGCGCCAGGTACACGTACTCGAAGATGCAGCCCTTACGCTCCGGCTCCACAAAACGCATCGACGACACACCGGAATCGTTAATCACCACCAACTCGCCCGGATCGATCTCGCGCACAAACGACGCACCAACGATATCCAAAGCACACGTCTCCGAAGAGACAACCCAGCCGCGATCCAGGCGGCCAAGGCACAGCGGACGCACGCCGTTGCGGTCGCGGGCGGCGTAGATGTTGTGACCATCCGTAAACACCAAGCAGAATGCGCCCTCTAGCGTGGGTAATAAGTCCAAAGCGGACTGGAGGACGGTGGTGTCGGAGGTGGCACCGTCGGCAAGCAAAGCACAGGTGACCTCAGAGTCCGAGGGGTAACCGTCCGCAGGAACAACCCCCCTCTCGCGGGCCAGCTTCATGAGCTGCAAATGGTTAATCAGATTGCCGTTATGGGCAAGGGCAACATCCGTATCCGCCGGCGTTGTGCGGAAAATCGGCTGCGAATTCTCCCACTTCACACCCCCCGCCGTGGAGTAACGGGTATGGCCAATCGCCAAATGCCCCTGGAGAGCCTGCAAAGACTGTTCATCGAAAACCTGGCTGACCAGGCCCAAGTCTTTGAAAACGACGACCTGCTCACCATCCCCCACAGCAATACCGGCAGCTTCCTGGCCACGGTGCTGGAGGGCGAACAAACCATAGTACGTAATTTTTGCTACATCCTCGCCCGGAGCCCACACGCCGAAGACACCGCATTCGTCGTGGGCCTGATCGTCGAGAATTGGGTTATTCGATACCACGACCCCCAGAGTAGTAGCTACAAGGCCACCTCACCAAAGAGATAACCCAGTCCGTAGGTAATAGACATCGCCAACGCACCCCCCACAATGAGGCGCACAACCGACCGCGTCGCCGACCCCTCCGACAACGCCGCCGAAATCCCACCCGTCACCATGAGGGCAAGGACGGTGGACACAAGGGTGATGCCGCCGCGCCAGCCGGCTGGAGCAAGCACCACCGCCACCAAGGGGAATACGCTGCCAAGCAGGAACGATACTGCAGAACTGAATGCCGCAATCCAGGGGTTGGTGAGCTCCGTGGAATCAACATTGTGGTGCACCATGAGATGCGCGTGCAAAAGATCCCCCGCAGCAAGCTCATCCGCCGCCACGCGTGCGGTCTCCGGGTGGAGGCCACGCTTCTGCAACGTCGACACGATGTCCGCCTTCAGATCGTGCGGGGTCTCGCGGACTTCCTCCGCGTGTTGGGCGATCATGGCGCGCTCGGTGTCGCGCTGGGCGGACACGGACACATACTCACCGAGAGCCATAGACACGGCACCTGCGGTTACGGCTGCCATTCCGGCGGTGGCGATCTCACCGAGGGCAGCGCCGGTGGCGGCGACGCCCATGACGACGCCGGCTGTGGAGATGATGCCGTCGTTCGCGCCAAGCACCCCGGCGCGCAGCCAGTTCAGCTTGGCGGCAATTGATTGTTCTTCACCCATGGGCGCAACATTAACGCAGCTCACAGACTTTTTCACGCTAGGTTAAGCTAACCTAGCGCTAAATTGGGAGATGCATACCTACTTCAGCGGCCCGGTTGCCGGAGGCGGAAATCTCCCCCGTGGCGAGGCCGTCGGCAAAGGTTTGCAGGCCAAGGGCACACCGCAGCCACACCAGGGGAGACATCTCCACCACGTTGGGCGGTGTGCCCCGCGTGTGACGGGGTCCCTCGATGCACTGCACGGCGGCATATGGGGGCACCCGCAGTTCCACGGAGTGGCCGGGGGCGCGGACACCGATCTCCCCCACCGAGAGCTTTACGGCCTCCTTGAGGAGTTTCCGCTCGGGTTTGGGGGTGGTGTCGGGGTGCTCGGCGTAGGAGCGGACCCGTTCGAGGGCGGCGCGTGCGTTGTCAAGGGATGACTCGGTCATTCCTTCAGTTTAGGTTCTCCCCCATTTTGAAATTGTTTCTCCTGTTCATCCCCGTTTTCTGCGTTAAGGATCCGGCGGGCGATGGCGTTGCCGGAGTAGTCGGTGGCAGGCAGCTGGTTGTATAGGGTTGCGCCGCCCTCCGGGGGAATCCAGCCAGCGTGGCCGTTGTCGTCACGGATGTGGCGGCCGTTTTTCACCTTGTCAGGATCGTCGTCGTTTTGCCGGTTGTGGTTCACACACGTGCCGATGATCTCGACTGCGTTCGTCTTGCCGCCGTCCTTGTAGGAAATGGTGTGGTGCATCTCGAAATGGGAGGCCAGTTGGGTGCATCCCGGGTGCGCGCAGAAGATCTGATCAATGGTGATCGCTTGGCGCAGCATCAGGGAGGCAAACCGGTCGTTTTCCAACTCGTAGCACTCCCCGATATGGTTCGTGCCGTCGTAGATAACGACCCAGCCATATGGGGACAGCCGGGTTTGGGCTGCCTCCTTTCCGATGATGATCTCCCCGTCAGTTGTCGCATACTTGCCGTCGCCGATGTACTTCGTGCCGGGAATCGCCAGAATAAAGGCAGGCCCCAGCGTCCGCTCGAAGGAACCGGAAACATCGGGGAGACCGGACGACGCGGCGTCGATAAGCTGCTCCAAACCGGAACCCAACACCACCGACTCGTCCGCACCCGGCGGCGCCACGCTGAGCTGCTTCATGCGGGCGATGAACTTCTCCATGACCGGCGGTTTCAACCGCACGTGGGCGTGCTTCATGCCCTGCCCGTCGGCCACCTTCGACACCGTCACCGAGGAGCTTGTCGACGGCTGCCGCATCTCCTTCGCCAGTTGCGCCGCCCTCGCCTTCAGCTCCTGCCAGGTCACACCACCCGCAATCGATACCAACCGGGCGCGCAACCCCTCACGCTCCTCCTTCGCCACGTTATTCATCGCCTTAGAGATCAACACCAACTTCGCCACGGAGAGCTTCTCCGCCTCAGCCAGCACCTCCGGGTCAGAAAACCGACCCCAATTCTTCGCTGCATGCTCCCACTCGCGCACCATCTCCTCAGACAGCCCGTACAGGCGGGACCACTCGCGGGCCAAATCCGGATGAGTCTTGCGGGCCCGCCACACCTCACGGAGAAGTTCCGGACCCTGAAATGCAGATACAATCTTGTTTATTCGCTTCATACCCCGGACGATAAAGTCGAAAAACCCCGCGCAACAGGCACACAACCAGAACTGTGGATAACTGTCAAAGATCAGAAAAACCGCCCCGAAAGTTATTCACAACCACCTACCGCCACCTATCGACGCCGCAACGCCACCCGAGCCACATCCCGCACATCCACATAACAATTCGTCACCGCAAGACCCACCGCCGGCAAGTCCGCCACCTCCCCATAACACAACCACCACTTCTCATGCGACGGCTGGAATTTACGCTTAAACGCAGCTAGAGAACGAAAACCGTACCAAGGCTCCAACAGGGCACCCAGCCGATCCAACAAACTATCCACCGCCGACGACTCCCCCGGTGCCGAATGCGCCAACGGGGCACCCG includes:
- the ygfZ gene encoding CAF17-like 4Fe-4S cluster assembly/insertion protein YgfZ, producing MSTYASPLLSAHGAQPAPADHLAPHTAGVPWHYGNPFGEQRAPLSLVDRSNRVILSVTGDDREAFLTNLLSKIIAPGATMALDLDANGRIQHEMDVAVTEDEVFLIVSPHEAETLRDHLVAMIFWSKVEITVSPLQLVTVFGKHTPLDAAFARMIPGTPLRTDYGVRDVEAAADAILQQNGQLAGLMSFEAYRIARGEPDHPVDCDEKTIPHEVGLWLAEAVDLDKGCYRGQETVARVENLGRAPRALVVTLLDGSVPQLPAPQTPVTLAGRTVGTLGSVVHHHELGPIALATIKASALQRSGEFMAGDCAMSVDKHSLPRPSSGAGRDAINQLRGDKPRA
- a CDS encoding DUF3073 domain-containing protein, giving the protein MGRGRAKAKQTKVARRLKYNSPEMDLESLQRELSGQIDDKRREEEDDPYAAWIDYDPDEDK
- the purM gene encoding phosphoribosylformylglycinamidine cyclo-ligase yields the protein MTMTDNTYAAAGVDIEAGDKAVELFAPHAKRASRPEVRGGLGGFAGLFALGKYKKPLLAAGSDGVGTKLVIAQKLGIHNTIGIDLVAMCVDDLVVCGAEPLFLQDYIAIGKVVPEHVAQIVEGIAEGCVRAGCALLGGETAEHPGVMPEDEYDISATAVGVVEEDEVLGPQRVRGGDVVIGMASSGLHSNGYSLARYVLLEQAQLPLDTHIDELGRTLGEELLEPTRIYALDCLELINECEIHTFCHVTGGGLAGNLARVIPDGLIARLSRGTWKPSQVFRYIQSVGKVERSEMEKTFNMGVGMVAVVPAAEKERVLAILAARHVDAWELGTVEESAGADRVVLEGEYAE
- the purF gene encoding amidophosphoribosyltransferase; amino-acid sequence: MVSNNPILDDQAHDECGVFGVWAPGEDVAKITYYGLFALQHRGQEAAGIAVGDGEQVVVFKDLGLVSQVFDEQSLQALQGHLAIGHTRYSTAGGVKWENSQPIFRTTPADTDVALAHNGNLINHLQLMKLARERGVVPADGYPSDSEVTCALLADGATSDTTVLQSALDLLPTLEGAFCLVFTDGHNIYAARDRNGVRPLCLGRLDRGWVVSSETCALDIVGASFVREIDPGELVVINDSGVSSMRFVEPERKGCIFEYVYLARPDSDLRGRSVNTTRVEIGRRLAKEAPADGDLVIPVPDSGTPAAVGYAQGSGLPYGTGLVKNAYVGRTFIQPTQMLRQLGIRLKLNPLKDQIRGKRLVVVDDSIVRGNTQRALIRMLREAGAAEVHVRIASPPVKWPCFYGIDFASPGELIANAVDSSRPEQMVEAVCQAIGADSLAYISVDAMVEATEQDATTMCCACFDGDYPLGLPEGNNNADLVRAMKAGTYPLPLVGSDYDSAH
- a CDS encoding VIT1/CCC1 transporter family protein; protein product: MGEEQSIAAKLNWLRAGVLGANDGIISTAGVVMGVAATGAALGEIATAGMAAVTAGAVSMALGEYVSVSAQRDTERAMIAQHAEEVRETPHDLKADIVSTLQKRGLHPETARVAADELAAGDLLHAHLMVHHNVDSTELTNPWIAAFSSAVSFLLGSVFPLVAVVLAPAGWRGGITLVSTVLALMVTGGISAALSEGSATRSVVRLIVGGALAMSITYGLGYLFGEVAL
- a CDS encoding sterol carrier family protein, with translation MTESSLDNARAALERVRSYAEHPDTTPKPERKLLKEAVKLSVGEIGVRAPGHSVELRVPPYAAVQCIEGPRHTRGTPPNVVEMSPLVWLRCALGLQTFADGLATGEISASGNRAAEVGMHLPI
- a CDS encoding HNH endonuclease signature motif containing protein, with amino-acid sequence MKRINKIVSAFQGPELLREVWRARKTHPDLAREWSRLYGLSEEMVREWEHAAKNWGRFSDPEVLAEAEKLSVAKLVLISKAMNNVAKEEREGLRARLVSIAGGVTWQELKARAAQLAKEMRQPSTSSSVTVSKVADGQGMKHAHVRLKPPVMEKFIARMKQLSVAPPGADESVVLGSGLEQLIDAASSGLPDVSGSFERTLGPAFILAIPGTKYIGDGKYATTDGEIIIGKEAAQTRLSPYGWVVIYDGTNHIGECYELENDRFASLMLRQAITIDQIFCAHPGCTQLASHFEMHHTISYKDGGKTNAVEIIGTCVNHNRQNDDDPDKVKNGRHIRDDNGHAGWIPPEGGATLYNQLPATDYSGNAIARRILNAENGDEQEKQFQNGGEPKLKE